One region of Chlorobiota bacterium genomic DNA includes:
- a CDS encoding serine/threonine protein kinase — protein sequence MNLEPDRSVADFHSLIPDRVLDYAEAALGRRCSSICRPLNSYINRVFELQTDNGEGVIAKFYRPGRWTHEALLDEHEFLLELAEREIPVVPPLTLQNGQTIGQAGGIMFALFPKRLGRACDEFQDEEWEQFGRLVARMHRVGEMHPPRNRITIAPWASTRDHLQTILQSGLVPQAFRNEYESAAQAMIAAVTPLFQGAEMFRIHGDLHRGNIVYRPGESFFLIDFDDMAVGPAVQDFWMLLPDYARGSLLEIDLFIEGYETFRTFDRRTLRMIEGLRGMRYLHFTAWLVAQARDGNVARIATGWGTPDYWRAETRYLREQLQEIAATENPMGW from the coding sequence ATGAACCTGGAACCAGACCGCTCAGTAGCCGATTTCCACAGCCTGATCCCCGACCGCGTGCTTGATTATGCCGAGGCCGCGCTGGGCCGCCGATGCAGCTCCATCTGCCGCCCATTGAACAGCTACATCAACCGCGTCTTCGAGCTGCAGACCGATAACGGGGAAGGCGTGATCGCAAAGTTTTACCGCCCCGGACGCTGGACCCACGAAGCATTGCTGGACGAGCATGAGTTCCTGCTGGAACTTGCCGAACGGGAGATTCCCGTTGTGCCGCCGCTGACGTTGCAGAACGGCCAAACAATCGGCCAAGCCGGCGGCATCATGTTCGCGCTGTTCCCCAAACGGCTTGGCCGCGCCTGCGATGAGTTCCAAGATGAGGAGTGGGAGCAGTTCGGGCGGCTGGTGGCGCGGATGCACCGCGTTGGCGAAATGCACCCGCCCCGCAATCGCATCACCATTGCCCCCTGGGCCTCCACCCGGGACCACCTGCAAACAATCTTGCAAAGCGGGCTGGTCCCGCAGGCATTCCGCAACGAGTACGAGTCGGCAGCCCAGGCAATGATTGCCGCCGTAACGCCGCTGTTCCAGGGGGCGGAGATGTTTCGGATCCATGGCGATCTGCACCGTGGGAACATCGTCTATCGCCCCGGCGAATCGTTCTTCCTGATTGACTTCGACGACATGGCCGTGGGGCCTGCCGTGCAAGATTTCTGGATGCTCCTTCCCGATTACGCTCGCGGTTCGTTGTTGGAGATTGACCTGTTCATCGAAGGCTACGAAACGTTCCGCACGTTCGACCGCCGGACGCTGCGGATGATCGAGGGGCTGCGCGGAATGCGCTATCTCCATTTCACCGCATGGCTGGTGGCCCAGGCCCGCGACGGCAACGTTGCCCGAATCGCCACCGGCTGGGGAACGCCCGATTACTGGCGCGCCGAAACTCGCTACCTTCGCGAGCAGTTGCAGGAAATCGCCGCAACGGAAAATCCGATGGGATGGTGA
- a CDS encoding YdeI/OmpD-associated family protein: MTTVEVATGVVHDLPPDLQQALVADPNALLKWNGLTPLARNEWICWVISVKKQETRDEHVERAIAELKEGKRRPCCWLGCIHRTDKPMSSSQEYITNKRQKKKPEA, from the coding sequence ATGACCACCGTAGAAGTCGCAACTGGAGTTGTACACGATCTGCCGCCGGACTTGCAGCAAGCCCTTGTGGCGGACCCAAACGCGCTGCTGAAATGGAACGGCCTTACCCCCCTTGCCCGCAATGAATGGATTTGCTGGGTGATCTCCGTAAAAAAGCAAGAGACCCGGGATGAACATGTCGAACGGGCAATCGCAGAACTGAAGGAAGGGAAACGCCGCCCATGCTGTTGGCTTGGCTGCATTCACCGGACCGACAAGCCGATGAGCTCGTCGCAAGAATACATCACGAACAAACGGCAGAAAAAGAAGCCCGAAGCATGA